The Flavobacterium faecale genomic sequence ATTAGTTTTTGAAATTAAAACTGATGGATCAATTAATCCTAAAGATGCTCTTACTGAGGCTGCAAAAGTTTTAATTCACCATTTCATGTTATTCTCTGACGAAAGAATTACACTCGAGGCTGACGAAATTGCGCAAACAGAATCTTATGATGAGGAATCATTACACATGAGACAATTGCTTAAAACTAAGCTTGTTGATATGGATTTATCTGTGAGAGCATTAAACTGCTTGAAAGCGGCTGAAGTTGATACACTTGGTGATTTAGTATCGTTCAATAAAAATGACCTAATGAAATTCCGTAATTTTGGTAAAAAATCTTTAACAGAACTTGATGAACTTGTTGCTGTGAAGAATTTAACTTTCGGTATGGACTTAGCGAAATACAAACTAGATAAAGAATAAATTACTCATATTTTGCTCTCCATAGAGGATAGTAGCAAGATGAGGGTTTAAAAAAACACGTCATGAGACACGGAAAAAAATTCAATCACTTAAGCAGACAGACAGCACATAGAAAATCTATGTTAGCTAATATGGCTTGTTCTCTTATTGAGCACAAACGTATTAATACTACTGTTGCTAAAGCAAAAGCGCTTAAACAATTTGTTGAGCCTTTAATAACAAAATCTAAAGATGATACTACGCACAATCGTCGTATTGTTTTTGCTTACTTACGTAGCAAATATGCTGTAACTGATTTATTCAGAGATGTAGCTGCTAAAGTTGGTGACCGTCCAGGTGGATACACACGTATCATTAAAGTTGGAAATCGTTTAGGAGATAATGCTGATA encodes the following:
- the rplQ gene encoding 50S ribosomal protein L17; translated protein: MRHGKKFNHLSRQTAHRKSMLANMACSLIEHKRINTTVAKAKALKQFVEPLITKSKDDTTHNRRIVFAYLRSKYAVTDLFRDVAAKVGDRPGGYTRIIKVGNRLGDNADMAMIELVDFNEIYNGGKKEVKKAKSRRGGKAKKADEATEAPVVEADSESTTDAAE